In Chlamydiota bacterium, one genomic interval encodes:
- a CDS encoding pyrroline-5-carboxylate reductase → MAARIDRRIGFIGGGNMAEAIIRGLLDAGLSLASEILVSDTRRERLTHLCGSFGVEAAESNAACATASDIVILAVKPQHMGAVLEGLSGAGAAGKLVISIAAGVTTAAIERALGRTAVVRVMPNTPSLIGEGMSIWARGSAVGEGDAEYVRCILRALGKEIEVEEKLINAATAVSGSGPAYVFYLLEAMEKAGEELGFTAAQALTVATQTLIGAARLVESSGQRPEELRRRVTSAGGTTAAAVKVLDENDVKKSLIAAIKAAGARAEELSGI, encoded by the coding sequence ATGGCGGCGCGGATTGACCGGAGGATCGGATTCATAGGCGGCGGCAACATGGCGGAGGCGATCATCCGAGGTCTGCTCGACGCGGGGCTCTCTCTCGCCTCCGAGATCCTCGTCAGCGACACGAGGCGGGAGCGGCTCACGCATCTGTGCGGGAGTTTCGGGGTCGAGGCCGCGGAGTCGAATGCCGCCTGCGCGACGGCGAGCGACATCGTCATCCTCGCCGTCAAACCGCAGCATATGGGCGCCGTGCTCGAGGGGCTCTCGGGCGCCGGGGCCGCCGGGAAGCTCGTCATCTCCATCGCCGCGGGCGTCACGACCGCCGCCATCGAGCGGGCGCTCGGCCGGACGGCCGTGGTGCGGGTGATGCCGAACACCCCCTCCCTGATCGGCGAGGGGATGTCCATCTGGGCGCGGGGGAGCGCGGTCGGGGAGGGCGACGCGGAGTACGTGCGCTGCATCCTGCGGGCGCTCGGCAAGGAGATCGAGGTCGAGGAGAAACTCATCAACGCCGCGACCGCCGTGTCGGGAAGCGGCCCGGCGTACGTCTTCTATCTGCTCGAGGCGATGGAGAAGGCGGGGGAGGAGCTCGGGTTCACCGCGGCGCAGGCGCTCACCGTCGCGACGCAGACCCTCATCGGGGCCGCGCGGCTCGTGGAGAGTTCCGGACAGCGCCCCGAGGAGCTCCGCAGGCGGGTGACCTCCGCCGGGGGGACGACGGCGGCGGCCGTGAAGGTCCTCGATGAGAACGACGTCAAGAAGTCGCTCATCGCGGCGATCAAGGCCGCGGGCGCGCGGGCGGAGGAGTTGAGCGGGATCTAG
- the ileS gene encoding isoleucine--tRNA ligase — MDTHDYKGTLNLPRTSFPMKASLSLREPELLAFWERERVYEKALANRKGGRPFILHDGPPYANGDIHMGHALNKLLKDMVVKYKTMRGFYSPFVPGWDCHGLPVEHQLMKELKVRKHQIDRARFREKARDYALRFVDVQREQFKRLGIFGDWERPYLTLDPAYQAAIIGCFGRMYLDGYVYRGMKPIHWCPACETALAEAEVEYDDHTSPSVYVAFEAVSGIEKALPGARGASLLIWTTTPWTLPANRAVAVRPEFEYAAVRMKGRLLVVARELAGRVADELGEPAPEVMGVCRGRDLEGAVAAHPLTGDGSPVVLSNHVTLEQGTGLVHIAPGHGDEDYQIGLKYGLEIFAPVDGRGAFTKAAGRFAGMRVEEANRPIVDELRGSGALLLSREIAHSYPHCWRCRRPVIFRATEQWFIGVDRRDLRRRALEEAEKTAWIPERGRGRIASMLESRPDWCLSRQRHWGVPIPVLYCAGCGEPVLTAQTLARVREAVAARGADAWFSEPAVSFVPERFGCPSCGKGEFRKEEDIIDVWFDSGVSHQAVLAARPELGFPAALYLEGSDQHRGWFQTSLLTAVALAGRAPFATVLTHGFITDGEGKKMSKSAGNVIAPRSVIERYGADILRLWVASVDYGVDVRISREILDQLVDAYRRLRNTFRYLLGNLCDFSPERHRVPLERMEETDRWILSRLERLRSGVTDAYERYDFCRAYHLLHQFCAVDLSSLYLDVLKDRLYTAGGDSPRRRSAQTALCAVLETLVPLSAPILAFTAEEAWRAAPFLTARAASVHWADWPAAREEHLDAALEAEWERLLEVRREAAKALEEARRGGMIGNALEARVAIVCGDEGLFRLLDAKRPLLADLFIVSGVALSFDPSAGAAAKVTVARAEGGKCGRCWRYATNVGRSAAHPSLCGRCVEVLQSYGRA, encoded by the coding sequence ATGGACACGCACGACTACAAGGGCACGCTGAACCTTCCCAGAACCTCCTTCCCGATGAAGGCGTCCCTGAGCCTGCGGGAGCCGGAGCTGCTCGCATTCTGGGAGCGGGAGCGGGTCTACGAGAAGGCGCTGGCCAACCGGAAGGGCGGCCGGCCTTTCATCCTCCACGACGGCCCCCCCTACGCCAACGGCGACATCCATATGGGGCACGCCCTCAACAAGCTCCTCAAGGACATGGTCGTGAAGTACAAGACGATGCGCGGGTTTTACAGCCCCTTCGTCCCCGGCTGGGACTGCCACGGCCTTCCCGTCGAGCACCAATTGATGAAGGAGCTCAAGGTGCGCAAGCACCAGATCGACCGGGCGCGGTTCAGGGAGAAGGCGCGCGACTACGCGCTCCGGTTCGTCGACGTCCAGCGGGAGCAGTTCAAGCGGCTCGGCATCTTCGGCGACTGGGAGCGGCCGTACCTCACGCTCGACCCCGCCTACCAGGCCGCCATCATCGGCTGCTTCGGCAGGATGTACCTCGACGGATACGTCTACCGCGGGATGAAGCCGATCCACTGGTGCCCGGCCTGCGAGACCGCCCTCGCCGAGGCGGAGGTCGAGTACGACGACCACACCTCGCCGTCGGTCTACGTGGCGTTCGAGGCCGTCTCCGGCATCGAGAAGGCGCTCCCCGGGGCGCGCGGCGCCTCCCTGCTCATCTGGACCACGACGCCCTGGACGCTCCCCGCAAACCGCGCCGTCGCCGTGCGGCCCGAGTTCGAGTACGCCGCGGTCAGGATGAAGGGGCGCCTTCTCGTCGTGGCCCGGGAGCTCGCGGGCAGGGTGGCCGACGAGCTGGGCGAGCCGGCGCCGGAGGTTATGGGCGTCTGCCGCGGCCGCGATCTCGAGGGGGCGGTCGCCGCCCATCCGCTCACGGGGGACGGTTCGCCCGTGGTCCTCTCCAACCACGTGACGCTCGAACAGGGCACCGGCCTCGTCCATATCGCCCCGGGGCACGGCGACGAGGATTACCAGATCGGCCTGAAATACGGCCTCGAGATCTTCGCGCCGGTGGACGGGCGCGGGGCGTTCACCAAGGCGGCGGGGCGGTTCGCCGGGATGCGGGTCGAGGAGGCCAACAGACCGATCGTCGACGAGCTGCGCGGCAGCGGTGCGCTCCTCCTCTCGCGCGAGATCGCGCACTCGTACCCGCACTGCTGGCGATGCAGGCGGCCGGTGATCTTCAGGGCCACCGAGCAGTGGTTCATCGGCGTCGACCGGCGCGACCTGCGCAGGCGCGCACTCGAGGAGGCGGAAAAAACCGCCTGGATCCCCGAGCGGGGGCGCGGCAGGATCGCCAGCATGCTGGAGTCGCGGCCCGACTGGTGCCTCTCGCGCCAGCGCCACTGGGGGGTGCCGATCCCCGTGCTCTACTGCGCCGGCTGCGGCGAGCCGGTTCTGACCGCCCAGACCCTGGCGCGCGTGCGGGAGGCAGTCGCCGCGCGGGGCGCCGACGCGTGGTTTTCCGAGCCGGCCGTCTCGTTCGTCCCGGAGCGGTTCGGCTGCCCCTCCTGCGGGAAGGGGGAGTTTCGCAAGGAGGAGGATATCATCGACGTCTGGTTCGACTCCGGCGTCAGCCACCAGGCGGTTTTGGCCGCGCGGCCCGAGCTCGGGTTCCCTGCCGCGCTCTACCTCGAGGGGAGCGACCAGCACCGCGGATGGTTCCAGACCTCGCTCCTCACGGCGGTCGCCCTCGCGGGCCGCGCCCCGTTCGCGACGGTCCTGACGCACGGCTTCATCACCGACGGCGAGGGGAAGAAGATGTCCAAATCCGCGGGGAACGTGATCGCCCCCCGGAGCGTCATCGAGCGGTACGGGGCGGACATACTCCGCCTCTGGGTCGCCTCCGTGGACTACGGCGTCGATGTCCGGATCTCGCGGGAGATCCTCGACCAGCTCGTCGACGCGTACCGGAGGCTTCGGAACACGTTCCGGTACCTGCTCGGCAACCTGTGCGATTTCTCTCCTGAACGGCACCGCGTCCCCCTCGAACGGATGGAGGAGACGGACCGCTGGATCCTGAGCCGGCTCGAGCGCCTCCGCTCCGGCGTGACCGACGCGTACGAACGGTACGACTTCTGCCGGGCGTACCATCTGCTGCACCAGTTCTGCGCCGTGGATCTGAGCAGCCTCTACCTCGATGTCTTGAAGGACCGGCTCTACACCGCCGGGGGGGACTCGCCGCGGCGCCGCTCCGCGCAGACCGCCCTCTGCGCCGTCCTCGAGACCCTCGTCCCGCTCTCCGCCCCGATCCTCGCCTTCACCGCGGAGGAGGCGTGGCGCGCCGCGCCGTTCCTGACGGCGCGGGCGGCGAGCGTGCACTGGGCGGACTGGCCCGCGGCGCGGGAGGAGCATCTCGACGCGGCGCTCGAGGCGGAGTGGGAACGGCTGCTCGAGGTGCGGCGCGAGGCGGCGAAGGCGCTCGAGGAGGCGCGGCGGGGCGGGATGATCGGCAATGCGCTCGAGGCGCGGGTGGCGATCGTGTGCGGAGACGAGGGGCTGTTCAGGCTCCTGGACGCCAAGCGGCCCCTCCTCGCCGATCTGTTCATCGTCTCCGGCGTGGCGCTTTCGTTCGATCCGTCGGCGGGCGCCGCGGCGAAGGTGACGGTGGCGCGCGCGGAGGGGGGGAAGTGCGGGCGCTGCTGGAGATACGCCACGAACGTCGGGCGCAGCGCGGCGCACCCGTCGCTCTGCGGGCGGTGCGTCGAGGTGCTTCAATCGTACGGCCGCGCCTGA
- a CDS encoding radical SAM protein: MSDYLDSVRELKRLAALERGAFPPRPAACAVALVYPDSYFVGMSSLGFQFVYALLNSLPDVRAERAFFSPRLESRTVESRAPLGTFDLVAFSLSCEQNYGNAAAVLRGAGIPPFARERDERFPLIVGGGVCASLNPEPLADLFDLFVLGEAEEILGPLFERLLRRGRTVDRGRLLRSLAEIPGVYVPRLFVPRLDGEGRIAAVEPVDASVPRPSVRRTADLDRWPALAPVIAPETDFGGKALVEVSRGCGRACRFCVADYAYRPPRTRSRAALSRAIRRGRAAPGGVALLGASLSDLPWTEQICAEAAADGGRVSVSSVRADALSDALLRILAGSGAKSITIAPETPAERLQRRVNKSVSAREILSAAERAAAAGIRELKLYYLVGIPGENDGDLDAIGAQVAAAASRIPARVSVGCLVPKAATPLQWAGMEEERALRKKFAALRGMLARIPRVRVSGMSAREALLEGALARGDRSLARHLAAGERIPREAITRHAVRPRGADEIFPWDHLDTGVSKSYLRLEFERFMRGEMTAPCAPASCRACGACGDGIAGREG; the protein is encoded by the coding sequence GTGTCCGACTATCTTGATTCCGTCCGCGAGCTGAAGCGCCTCGCCGCCCTCGAGCGCGGCGCGTTCCCCCCGAGGCCCGCCGCCTGCGCCGTCGCGCTCGTCTACCCGGACTCGTATTTCGTGGGGATGAGCAGTCTCGGCTTCCAGTTCGTCTACGCGCTCCTCAACTCCCTCCCCGACGTGCGCGCCGAGCGCGCCTTTTTCTCCCCCCGCCTCGAAAGCCGCACGGTGGAGAGCCGGGCGCCGCTGGGGACCTTCGACCTCGTCGCCTTCTCCCTCTCCTGCGAGCAGAACTACGGGAACGCGGCGGCGGTCCTGCGCGGCGCGGGCATCCCCCCGTTCGCCCGCGAGCGAGACGAGCGCTTCCCGCTGATCGTCGGGGGGGGCGTCTGCGCCTCGCTCAATCCGGAGCCGCTGGCGGACCTGTTCGATCTGTTCGTCCTCGGGGAGGCGGAGGAGATCCTCGGCCCGCTCTTCGAGCGCCTGCTGCGCCGGGGGAGGACGGTCGACAGGGGGCGGCTCCTCCGGTCGCTCGCGGAGATCCCCGGGGTCTACGTGCCGCGCCTCTTCGTCCCGCGCCTCGACGGAGAGGGACGGATCGCGGCGGTGGAGCCGGTCGACGCCTCCGTGCCGCGCCCGTCCGTCCGGCGGACGGCCGATCTCGACCGGTGGCCCGCCCTCGCCCCCGTGATCGCCCCGGAGACCGACTTCGGCGGCAAAGCGCTCGTGGAGGTGTCGCGCGGCTGCGGGCGGGCGTGCCGGTTCTGCGTCGCGGACTACGCCTACCGCCCCCCGCGCACGCGGAGCCGCGCGGCGCTGTCGCGCGCGATCCGGCGCGGGAGGGCGGCGCCGGGCGGCGTCGCGCTGCTCGGCGCATCGCTCTCGGACCTCCCGTGGACCGAGCAGATCTGCGCCGAGGCCGCGGCGGACGGCGGGCGCGTGTCGGTCTCCAGTGTGCGGGCCGACGCGCTCAGCGACGCGCTGCTGCGGATCCTCGCCGGGAGCGGCGCGAAAAGCATCACGATCGCCCCCGAGACCCCCGCCGAGCGTCTCCAGCGTCGCGTGAACAAATCCGTCTCCGCGCGGGAGATCCTCTCCGCGGCCGAGCGGGCCGCGGCGGCGGGCATCCGCGAGTTGAAGCTCTATTACCTCGTCGGCATCCCGGGGGAAAACGACGGCGACCTCGATGCGATCGGGGCGCAGGTGGCGGCGGCGGCCTCCCGTATCCCCGCGAGGGTGAGCGTCGGCTGCCTGGTCCCGAAGGCGGCTACGCCGCTCCAATGGGCGGGGATGGAGGAGGAGCGTGCATTGCGGAAGAAGTTCGCGGCGCTCAGGGGGATGCTGGCGCGGATCCCGCGCGTCCGGGTGAGCGGGATGAGCGCGCGGGAGGCGCTCCTCGAAGGGGCCCTGGCGCGCGGGGACCGGTCGCTGGCGCGGCACCTTGCCGCGGGCGAGCGGATCCCGAGGGAGGCGATCACCCGGCATGCCGTGCGGCCGCGCGGCGCGGACGAGATCTTTCCCTGGGACCATCTCGACACGGGGGTGTCGAAATCCTACCTCCGACTCGAGTTCGAGCGGTTCATGCGGGGGGAGATGACGGCGCCGTGCGCCCCGGCGTCGTGCCGCGCCTGCGGCGCGTGCGGGGACGGGATCGCGGGACGGGAAGGGTGA
- a CDS encoding cation-binding protein — protein sequence MQARGPLMVEHRLIERMLGLIENALRDIESAGWFDPLFVDTAVDFIRIYADRTHHGKEEDILFRELNKKELSAEDRQRMNELIGEHLFGRKTTEALVDANSRYRAGDASALADIAARLKTLVEFYPKHIEKEDKIFFPAARAYFTDEEDQAMLAGFWEFDRTLIHEKYRAVVEELKGLLR from the coding sequence ATGCAGGCGCGCGGACCGCTCATGGTGGAGCATCGGCTGATAGAGCGGATGCTCGGTCTTATCGAAAACGCCCTCCGGGATATCGAGTCGGCGGGCTGGTTCGATCCGCTGTTCGTCGATACCGCGGTCGACTTCATCCGGATCTATGCCGACCGCACCCACCACGGAAAGGAAGAGGACATCCTGTTCCGCGAGCTGAACAAGAAGGAGCTGTCAGCCGAGGACCGACAGCGCATGAACGAACTGATCGGGGAACATCTGTTCGGACGGAAGACCACCGAGGCGCTCGTGGACGCCAACAGCCGGTATCGCGCCGGCGATGCGTCGGCCCTCGCCGACATCGCCGCGAGGCTGAAGACGCTGGTCGAATTCTATCCGAAGCATATCGAGAAGGAGGACAAGATCTTCTTCCCGGCGGCGCGGGCCTACTTCACCGACGAGGAAGACCAGGCGATGCTGGCCGGGTTTTGGGAGTTCGACCGCACACTGATCCACGAGAAGTACCGGGCCGTGGTGGAGGAACTCAAAGGCCTGCTGCGGTAG
- a CDS encoding DUF167 domain-containing protein, translated as MRLQPGASTNAVVGEYAGALKVKVHAPPEKGKANRAAAEFLADLLGLKRSAVTLVRGDLARDKIFAIEGMDLPRLRARLGCAGNGAR; from the coding sequence ATCCGCCTCCAGCCGGGCGCCTCCACCAACGCCGTGGTCGGCGAATACGCAGGCGCCCTCAAGGTGAAGGTCCACGCCCCTCCGGAGAAGGGGAAAGCGAATCGCGCCGCCGCGGAGTTTCTTGCCGATCTTCTCGGGCTCAAACGCTCCGCCGTCACCCTTGTCCGCGGGGACCTCGCGAGAGACAAGATCTTCGCGATCGAGGGGATGGATCTCCCCCGCCTGCGCGCCCGCCTGGGGTGCGCCGGGAACGGCGCACGGTAG
- a CDS encoding PilT/PilU family type 4a pilus ATPase, with translation MAELPWILGEAVRRGASDIHLKVGCPPIFRIATKLVTLDHPPLSPADTEAIAQSVVTGAQWASFQKGAELDVAHIDPASGRFRTNIFLQRGMVGVVMRHVRTRIPDFKELGLPPIVEKIALFDRGIVIVSGATGSGKSTTLAAMVDFVNARVRRHIVTIEDPIEFIHEDVKSVIDQREVGIDTRSFPSALRFVMRQDPDIILIGEMRDKESFMAMLTAADVGRLSLATLHTSNAAQVVLRVMDFFPAAEREQARLQLAANLGAVICQRLLPRADGAGSVPAVEVMLGTATVRKLIRENKVEKLSAAIQEGRDQGMQTFNQSLVDLVQSGVITDETAFAYSPNPESLKMNLQGIYLDESRQILGDD, from the coding sequence ATGGCCGAACTGCCGTGGATACTCGGGGAAGCGGTGAGGCGCGGGGCCTCCGACATCCATCTGAAGGTGGGGTGTCCGCCGATATTCAGGATCGCGACGAAGCTCGTGACCCTTGACCACCCCCCGCTCTCGCCCGCCGATACCGAGGCGATCGCCCAGTCCGTCGTCACCGGCGCGCAGTGGGCCTCGTTCCAGAAGGGCGCCGAGCTGGACGTCGCCCATATCGACCCCGCATCCGGCAGGTTCCGCACGAACATCTTTCTCCAGCGGGGCATGGTCGGCGTTGTGATGCGGCACGTGCGGACGCGGATACCCGACTTCAAGGAGCTCGGGCTTCCGCCGATCGTCGAGAAGATCGCCCTCTTCGACCGCGGCATCGTCATCGTCAGCGGCGCAACCGGCTCCGGGAAGTCCACCACGCTCGCCGCGATGGTCGATTTCGTCAACGCCAGGGTCCGCCGCCACATCGTGACGATCGAGGACCCGATCGAGTTCATACACGAGGACGTGAAGTCGGTGATCGACCAGCGCGAGGTCGGCATCGACACGCGCTCCTTCCCCTCGGCCCTCCGTTTCGTGATGCGGCAGGACCCGGACATCATCCTGATCGGGGAGATGCGCGACAAGGAGAGTTTCATGGCGATGCTCACCGCCGCCGACGTGGGGCGGCTCTCGCTCGCCACCCTGCACACCTCCAACGCCGCCCAGGTGGTGCTCCGGGTGATGGACTTCTTCCCCGCGGCGGAGCGCGAGCAGGCCCGGCTCCAGCTCGCGGCGAACCTCGGCGCGGTCATCTGCCAGCGTCTCCTCCCGCGCGCCGACGGCGCCGGTTCCGTCCCCGCCGTGGAGGTGATGCTCGGGACCGCCACCGTGCGCAAGCTCATCCGGGAGAACAAGGTCGAGAAGCTCTCCGCCGCGATCCAGGAGGGACGGGACCAGGGGATGCAGACGTTCAACCAGTCCCTCGTGGACCTCGTGCAGTCGGGCGTCATCACGGACGAGACCGCCTTCGCCTACTCGCCGAACCCCGAGAGTCTCAAGATGAACCTCCAGGGGATCTACCTCGACGAGTCCCGCCAGATCCTCGGCGACGATTGA
- a CDS encoding YggS family pyridoxal phosphate-dependent enzyme, protein MIADNVRKVRSRIEAAARRSNRPAGGIELLASTKGRSVEEIGEALAAGVRLIGENRVQEAARKFPELRGRASMQMIGHLQRNKVAEALRIFDLIHSLDRLRLAEEIEREAAKSGRLVPVLVEVNVSGEEHKFGVRPDELPEFLAAVGRFERLQVEGLMTMAPFSPDPERARPVFRRLRELAGRFADGPRLRMRHLSMGMTQDYEVAVEEGATIVRIGTAIFG, encoded by the coding sequence ATGATCGCCGACAACGTGAGGAAGGTGCGGAGCCGGATCGAGGCGGCGGCGCGGCGATCCAACCGCCCCGCAGGCGGAATCGAGCTCCTCGCCTCCACGAAGGGGCGGTCGGTAGAGGAGATCGGGGAGGCGCTGGCGGCCGGCGTCCGCCTGATCGGGGAGAACCGGGTGCAGGAGGCCGCCCGCAAGTTCCCGGAGCTCCGCGGCCGCGCGTCGATGCAGATGATCGGGCACCTCCAGCGCAACAAGGTCGCCGAGGCGCTGCGCATCTTCGATCTGATCCACTCCCTTGACCGGCTCCGGCTCGCGGAGGAGATCGAACGGGAGGCGGCGAAGTCGGGGCGCCTGGTGCCGGTGCTCGTCGAGGTCAATGTCTCGGGCGAGGAACACAAGTTCGGGGTGCGCCCCGACGAGCTCCCCGAATTCCTCGCCGCCGTAGGGCGGTTCGAACGCCTTCAGGTGGAGGGGCTGATGACGATGGCGCCGTTCTCCCCGGACCCGGAGAGGGCGCGCCCCGTCTTCAGGCGCCTCCGCGAACTCGCCGGCCGTTTCGCGGACGGGCCGCGCCTCCGGATGCGGCACCTCTCGATGGGGATGACGCAGGACTACGAGGTGGCGGTGGAGGAGGGGGCGACGATCGTGCGCATCGGCACGGCGATATTCGGGTGA
- a CDS encoding polyphenol oxidase family protein yields MIQQDGCVFFDILAAERWLGHAFTTRGFEGGAGAFETREAAVGRLRDRFFPGVRGAVWGEQVHGKAVALADGRGAPWGERPGVDALIAGAEGVLLAAFSADCPTVFIADRRARAIGLVHSGRRGTEQGVVGACLDEMAAAFNTSPADCVCAISPSIGPCCYPVDLWSLLEEELGKRGVAAVENPRICTSCSPALFHSYRRERGRCGRMVGAMTVRGGGVERR; encoded by the coding sequence ATGATCCAACAAGACGGCTGCGTCTTCTTCGACATCCTCGCCGCCGAGCGGTGGCTCGGGCACGCGTTCACCACGCGGGGCTTCGAGGGCGGCGCGGGCGCGTTCGAGACCAGGGAGGCGGCAGTCGGCCGCCTCAGGGACCGTTTCTTCCCCGGCGTCCGCGGCGCGGTCTGGGGCGAACAGGTGCACGGGAAGGCGGTCGCCCTCGCGGACGGGCGGGGCGCCCCGTGGGGCGAGAGACCCGGGGTCGACGCGCTCATCGCCGGGGCGGAGGGCGTTCTGCTGGCGGCGTTCTCTGCGGATTGCCCGACCGTCTTCATCGCCGACAGGCGCGCCCGCGCGATCGGCCTCGTCCACTCGGGGAGGCGGGGGACGGAGCAGGGGGTCGTCGGCGCCTGTCTCGACGAAATGGCCGCGGCGTTCAACACCTCGCCGGCGGACTGTGTCTGCGCGATAAGCCCCTCGATCGGCCCCTGCTGCTACCCGGTCGATCTCTGGTCGCTCCTCGAGGAGGAACTCGGGAAGCGCGGGGTCGCGGCCGTGGAGAACCCCCGGATCTGCACCTCCTGCAGCCCGGCGCTGTTCCATTCGTACCGGAGGGAGCGGGGGCGGTGCGGGAGGATGGTCGGGGCGATGACGGTGCGCGGGGGCGGGGTTGAAAGGCGTTGA
- a CDS encoding PilZ domain-containing protein, whose protein sequence is MKKRGVKKPVPFGAERRVELRADVDVPLKIKKDRNVIEAHTRNLSASGAFCTLDRFVPLNSTLDVTLLVPEAPRKGRPAQKKVRCHGIVVRNTPEGADAAHPHYGIALCFTDLSTADRERLDTLVHEKLHVPPSKGTPAPASREGAGKIFSSRCFGRKGFSVRSANFKVMGDGISLSKNGICFQADRSIPLFREIAVNLVLPPRAKERREKAHEALQCSAVVVGCEQAADSERYDMAAYFVGLTKEQKERLDRCIKEIL, encoded by the coding sequence ATGAAGAAGCGTGGCGTAAAGAAGCCCGTGCCGTTCGGGGCGGAGCGCCGGGTGGAGTTGCGGGCGGATGTCGACGTGCCGCTCAAGATCAAAAAGGATAGGAACGTCATCGAGGCCCACACAAGGAACCTGAGCGCCTCCGGGGCATTCTGCACGCTCGACAGGTTCGTCCCTCTCAACTCGACCCTCGACGTGACGCTCCTGGTCCCCGAGGCGCCCCGAAAGGGGCGCCCGGCGCAGAAGAAGGTCCGATGCCACGGCATCGTGGTCCGGAACACGCCCGAGGGCGCGGACGCCGCGCACCCGCACTACGGCATCGCGCTCTGCTTCACGGACCTGTCAACGGCGGACCGGGAGCGCCTCGACACCCTGGTGCACGAGAAGCTGCACGTCCCGCCGTCGAAGGGAACCCCCGCGCCGGCTTCGCGCGAGGGGGCGGGAAAGATCTTCTCGTCGAGATGCTTCGGGAGGAAAGGATTCAGTGTGCGCTCGGCGAACTTCAAGGTCATGGGCGACGGGATCAGCTTGAGCAAGAACGGCATCTGTTTCCAGGCCGACCGCAGCATACCGCTCTTCAGGGAGATCGCCGTCAACCTGGTGCTCCCCCCCCGGGCCAAGGAGCGCCGCGAAAAGGCCCACGAGGCGCTCCAGTGCAGCGCGGTGGTGGTGGGGTGCGAGCAGGCCGCCGACTCCGAGAGGTACGATATGGCCGCCTATTTCGTCGGTCTCACGAAAGAACAGAAGGAACGGCTCGACCGCTGCATCAAGGAGATCCTCTGA